Genomic DNA from Bemisia tabaci chromosome 2, PGI_BMITA_v3:
AGTAGCAGTTATCATGATatgttgcgatttgatcggagaatttatcgcaattttatcgaagtCGATTTATTGGAATATTaccggataaaaaattgcgattccatcgcataaatttgcaattaactcgattttatcgacggcaatttatcgcaatattatcgaacaaaaaatcgtgacaagttgagataaaatttcaatttcttcgaGTGCGATTTTatcgagataaaattgcgacaagattgaaGATAAACGCTTGGATGTTGCGATCATCTTAGGGATTTTATTaccaaaaatcctaaaaaaaaaaaaaaaaaaaaaaaaaaaaaaaaaaaaaaatcgaaattaaatttaaaatattgctaTTTTCCCGTTGAAAATTGCTATTTGGGTGTATAAGGTTTGCGTGCAATATATTTCTCTCGGCAAAAATATGTCCATTCATACTTACATTCGAACAGTTATTGGTGTAGTGTCGGCAATATTATTGATTATTGGAATGCAACTCTATCAACTGGTGTAGAGGTTTATCCAGACCATGAATTCAGTAGTTCTTTGTGGCAACGTTGAAGATCCATATTTGCTTAACGGGTTGCAGTGAAATTCGAGGGCAGCGTAGCTTGGTTAGTAGGAGTAACGGCGCAGTCGAGGAGGAAGAACATGGTCACTTGGATTCGAGCAGGTCTCCTGATTTATCTATGTCAGTTTTTGGCACCTATAAGTTCGGGCAGTGACGAGGCTAAATTACACGAAGGAAAGACGAGAGAAAAAAGGGGCGCTGTGTATCCTGTTGGAACCGTCTTGCAGGTATGAGCAACCCTCCTTTCAATAGTCATATTGCGCTGATAATTAATGGGAAAGGAAACCTTAGGAACCGTCTTTAAATTTCACTGAGGTCTTCGGAGGAAGGAGGTCAAGGGTACCTGGCATGTTCCTGAATTTAAGGGTGGCCAAAGAAGTATTGGAATGGCTTCtataaaacttgtaaattttgcaaagacaactcttgaaaacattgtcaaatAATTCGTTTTAGGAAACCTTCATTGAGTAttcttttaagtaaaatttacgagagGTAAAATTCAAGGCAAATTAAAGTTCAGggcaaagaaattaatttttattaagtTGACAAGAAACTTAGTTCACAGATAATATTAAGTTAAAATGTATCATATCAAGTGAAAATTAGAACTCATGCATTTAGACTTAAACAAAAGACAATGCGCTTCAGACAAGACAGATAAAATTGCTTTTAAAGGTCATTGCTACTAGAGTAAGGCGAAACCTGAAGTCAGGTCCTCAGTGATTAAAGTTGCCCGAGGCCTGAAAAGATTAAAGCTACAGGCAAAGAACAAATGTGTGCCACTAGCGATCAAAATATGTCTCTTCCGTGGTTCAACATGAGcaagttttaaaataataagGTCTTCATGCGTCAAGTAACACGCATTTGTCGGTGCGCCTACTTTTCTGCGCTGCGCGCAAGTCTCTGAAGTGATTTCTGTACTTTACCGTCTTGACGGTCCTTCGTATGGTTTGGtatgatcatttttttaaataacaacGTCTCCATGTGTCATACCAATACCCTTTGTCGACTATacaaattggattacattttgcaataaggaaccacttttCCTGGCccactttagaaacaacatacatgctattgattttcctatgcacatacgtgacTTTATgctgggagagccagagatagtggttccttgtggTAAAATGTAATCCGATTTTTACAATGGACGATTCAGAGGGGCGAATCGTCCTATAACCCTCAAGAAGGAACCCCAGAAAATCAAAAACTTTTGCTGCTATTTGAACGAACGTACATCGTTTTTACCCTTAGAAAAAAATCCCTTTTAACCGTTAACGATTCcgataaatgtttttttttcccagctCCATACCCTAACCCGCAATGAACCTGGATTTTTCATTGGTTTCAGTTTTCCGTCGCTTTGGCCTACCCAATCGAGATCCCGAAACGGAAAGCGGCCACAAATTTGGGTGTCTTGATTAACATCGACTTACCATTCAACATCACACAGCTTTACCCGTACACGCCGGAAGTAGACCAGGCCCGAGCTTTGTCGCATGACGCATTATATGACGATTTGGCACGGATTCTTAGCGAGTAAGAACAATTTAGTTCTTTCATTCTATCAACTGCTTAAGTGACTCGCCCGAACTGGTTTCTTGTGAGACATCGATAATGATTTGCCCCTTTAATTTGGCAATTcgcgatttttcctcaaattaaaaACAGCTGATACTTCCTTTAAAGAGTCATCCCTGATTGCTCCTCCGTTGAAACAATGAAACTCATTCGAAATTCTTAAGACGGTAGAATATACCAATAtgaatttacatattttttgtatttgtgttactgcaacaccgcaaaaaattgaagttgattaAACATTCTGGATATAAAacaagtgtgcgagaactcacgaAATGGTGAATTATCCGCTACGGAAAGAAGCTTTACATCTTGAAATTATATATAGTCTAGTTTAAGTGTACTTCTAAAATGTAAATTACTTAATACTCTATGTAGGCGTAATTCaagaatagatttaaaaaaaaaaaaaaaaaaaaaaaaaaaaaaaaaaaaaaaaaaaaatcttgaaattgctAACGTAACTGCTGCAGCAgtaaattcagcattttgtaagttctcgcacactttttttacatccagaatgtactcaaaatcaacttcattttttatcggtgaatttttcaaattttcgggtACTTTTTTTGATGAAGCGGTGCATCcgttactttattttatttgatttattcgagagtttcatcaaattgtttAATTTGGTATGCGCGTTTCTGAGGATCAAGTATCCGCTCATGACATTTTATTATGAGGCGACTTTGATCTATGGTTACGTTGCAATCGGAATAAATGTGTTACAGGCATGGATTTAATGGTCAAGAATGTATCCTCAAAAGCATATGCCAAATAGCGGGACGGAAATCCGAAAAGGACGATCTGGGCCAcagttttcttcaacttcttTTCAGGTGAGTTTCTCTTTATCGCgtacattttttcgaaaattctacCCTCAACCAGACAAAGTTATGCAGAGTGTATGCACGTTAAAGAATACAATGGGAAACCCAATCTCGATTGACTTTTattgaaaggaggggtatcgttaagggccttttttgggcccaccctgaaattcctcaactccgcgattttttggtcattgaaggtctatattttacggaatgcataatggtttggtcattttcgatctatttcggggtctatcactggcctaaacatgggtctgaaggccgattttggcgaaaaatgcgggtttttcggcattcaaagcgctgtttcataccgatcccttcggaggacaaaaaattccttcaagtatgttcattagggatgtaagagagtcactttggccaattttcgttgatgtcaaactttgcgctcattgttaaaaaaaacttttaagaattttcctgtttttcatcgttatttaaaatggcttaaaaaagcgactcatcttacgccagagtttaacttttttggcaataaatggacgtgggtggtcaaaaccttcctcaaaaaacttttttggattcaaagccccccaaaaaagccggtgttgccatatttcattgcctgAATTCACGGAAAACCTAGTATTTCAGAATTCGGAGGCTGCTCCTCGTCAAGAACATTCCGAGAGTTCAGAAACCTTAATTTTTCACACGCAGTGGCCACATTAGTAGGAAttttatgcatgttttatctatttatgtatttatctcCCGCTGTGGCGCATCACTTTTTTCTTCATGAAGTCATAATTAATAGATGAAATAATgcagaaattcaagaaaaataactttCCCTCCACTATGAAAGTAAACGTCGTGCTGCAGCATTTAAACGTCACCTTGGCTTACCATCAATGGGCATCGTACTTTTCTACtattctactcctgcgttaaagtccccGAACGGTGCGGTGCTGTGTAACACAATGGTTAATGGTTACAAACCGTAgaccctacactgccgtgctatagagaaacgccgtacgaaccttcaagcgttgccacatttcctttgataaaacacgaatttcctagtagaagtatgaatatttttcttccaatttttcaaataattttgttcccaatttaacctaaagctccagaaaatctcaaagaaaaatgttcataactttcctcaaaaataaaccttatatcgaaggaaatttggcaactctcggatgttcatacggcgttcttcttttgcacggcagtataccacaCAGACTTATGACATCACCTTGGCCTATCATACATGACGagtagaaattcaaaacctggcgagcgtcatcaggttattgctaaaatatgcatgttgctCCTCAGCGTAAAGTGTCccgttttcattggatttccatcaggaaattttctctaaatttggtctATTAGAAACTGATGCCCCATTATAGGCACCTGATGGCAGTTACCAGGTATTTAATTTCTGCTCTccgtgtaaaaaagaaaattcacactTCTTCAGCCTCGTGTtgctctcacctgaaaatttcagtttcgtacggttcaataaaaagattctcaggttttgacgtCACCCAgaagctatactgccgtgctaaggaagaacaccgtataaaccctcaggcgttgccaaatttcctccgcgatatcacgaatttttgggaaaatgtttaaatatttttctcccaaattttcagataattttgttcgcaatttcacctaaagttcctgaaaatgtcaaggaaaaatattcataactttcttctttactaaacgttttatcggaggacatttggcacctctcgaatattcatacggcgtttttcctcagcacggcagtataaagcaCAAATCGTAAAAGGAACggggaaacaatttttgaaaagctcgtttccacaccaccttaggataGTCCGATCAGGTAAATGATACAgtactgctcctggaggtagagctttaggcgcgctttttttaacgtggtatcgccatgagccctaatccacgggggggggggggggaggaaaaaaataaagtacttaCCAATGCTGACGCAGCTCCATGCTTCCTCTGCTCCATGCCATTTTTGATTCTGCTAAAAAGCAGCTCTGCTcggaagacggaagtagtgcccgcTAAAACTGCTTAACGATTATAACCCTTATTTACAAATGAGGAGAAATTAaacggtatcttaccttcggttgcgggaacggcagctgcacctgaaacagaaaaaaaaaaaaaaaaaaaaaaaaaaaaaaaaaaaaaaaattcgacgatcccggtacgatgatcctggtacgatgatcccggtacgacgatcccggtacgacgatcccgttacgatgacggcctcccccaaccccggcttcaggcccctccggcccccaggttcctttcccacctcctccctttttttttttttttttttttttccactcgtggcttgctgagatcctccggggcgtaacgccccggagccgccgtcgccggcaggggcgcccgccgggaccccataagggtccgctgggcgcccccacccccgaccccccgcgaggggggaaaaagcccccccttgcgggggggcaaagacccccctcgcggggggtcgggggcagggacgcccaacggacccacggggtcccggcgggcgcccctgccggcgacggcggaccccgggacgtaacgccccggaggatctcagcaagccagtcgcggaaaaaaaaaaaaaaaaaaaatcctactcctccccccgtgattctactccgcggcccctcccccttggaaaccctactccgcgatcctacTTAAACCCCACGGacatccccccctctccccgggaacccccCTTAGGAAACCCTACCCCGCGATGCTGCACCCAACCCTACgggcccccctctccccgggactctcccccctaggaatcctagttccgcgatacttcccaaccctacgaaccccccttccctgggaacctcccccctcagcgatccctccccccaagcccgaatcttcagccgcatctgaaacaaacaaggcaaatcatgaattattagtatgattagcaacaggtgacaaaactggcttcTACATTTCTATCTAATCCCTCATCCACGTAGTTAAAAGTTCTGTTCTATGATCattagtggcatggcgtgaattgcgatatatcgatttttatgccatttaaacctatggaaaatgatcgataaacagggtgttcccagcggacaccttaataatagattctttaccataggtttaaatggcataacaatcgatatatcgcaattcacgccacgccactgattatttcGCTGGACTTATAAATGCTAAAGGGAactatttgcatgcaacatacttccttttagcgtgCATAGGTCCATGATCCATTTGTCCATTtatctcttgtcaaaattttagtcaaggcACCATGCCAAAATTCAGATATCAAAGTTTAAgtattactttttcaaatttaaaatgcagtTCCGTGATGCTTTTGGACTATATCATGCAGCGTTAATTGCAGAAAGGTgggaaaatagtgctgggtccacactattttgtgagggaaacgaggccaaatagaacttttgatttctattttttcgaactttttggccttgttttcccttGTTTTGTGTGGACGCAGCACTATTGTACCATTTGGCTTATCTACtacctattttattattaatcactattgtaccaccttgttacataccgtccccttctgatgtaagggcacatctcaatttccatgtgagctctatttcgcatataaaaccatgctttctgaggctcatacggaaattgcGGTACTCCCTTACGTCAGATAAGCGACAATGCGTCCGGGCTACGTGGGTTTATGGTTTTGTTTCTCTCGTTAATTTCAAGTTAGCATTCAGCTGTAGAGTAACTGAACTGTATAACgcaaaaagaaactaatatttctggctcatttagaaaaattcatggcATTTATGTCTATGCTACAATAAACCGAAAATGATAATTCCTTTCTACTTGATTCAGTCCAATTACTTTCAGTTGAATGCGGTATTGTTCGATAGTAGGTATCACACGAGAACTATGCATAACTTATAGGAATTGCAAATACTTTTTATCTCTTTCAGCAACTGAGGGCATTTAAGTTATGGATACGATAGAACAAATAGGTACACAttttggagggcactacttccgtcttcaatggctcatcatgcggagcattttcttcgttttttgcagacctgaaacaaactaagaataaaaaaaagaaagattagttggagcttaacctaacttgaaaataaaaagtttagtggaagatttattttaaatagaagTTGTGTTTTTATAtaaagaaatttgataaatatttttgtttgtttgaataCTATCcccttttctgttgtttttaatATGATGATCCTTCGGGCTTTTTGTTCATGTAAAATCAATTTGATGAAGCTGATACCCATCTCTTATTCtaatacaaaattaattatttatttggaatgtaatgtagctaatttctacttttgtcttttctttcgctatttgttatgtcgtcgcttggctgcgggccgattgttgaaattgaaagataaggcgatagacaaagaagacatagggagtatggagctatcctattggttgaaacgggtggttcctttagacgaagggagaaaataatggactaattatcgggtccctcgtaggttgctgttacttagtctattacctacctcttttgtccaatgCAACCGCCCGctatcaccaataggatccctctatatttcttttgtcttctttggctatagctttgtctatcaatttcaataatcggcccgctgacagaagggcgtaactacagattgagatgagcccggaaaagcattgaattgtgtggaagacagggttcattgcaaagtgtagctacgcccttatgtcaggtaggcgacgatgtGAGCTACtaataaaagtcattttaaagtgattataaatgataaaaaagtgataagtaATTAGAAACGACTCAGTGTTTCCTGCTTAATCATGCGAAAATCTATGTtaatatttgcaacactaaatattattaatgtgaaattcaatgatcaaatgCGAGTAAAACAGCTTCCGCTGTGAGCGcttcgtttcttgccgatctgaaaaaaaaagataaacaaaagaaaattaggtagtttgaggtttacggaatataaaacggaaactaagctgaacagtttgaaaaactgtttttcctacTGGTCTGAAACTATGCAAATAGAGGAAAAGTAGTTTaaagtatacaagaaaaaacactaaataaaacaaggtgaaacaattttggagggtatggattcgatcgacatgaatcgatcgaaaaatgaaaacgtgaatcgatcgacgtgaatcgatcgacgtgaatcgatcgacatgaatcgatcgacaccgaattcgatcgacaaattattaaaaaaccggtgtcgactcgatcgacatgaatcgatcgaaaaatgaaaacgtgaatcgatcgacctgaatcaatcgacaccgattcgatcgacagttaatttaaaaacacccgtgtcgattcgatcgacatgaatggatcgaaaaataaaaacgtgaatcgatcgacattgattcgatcgacaaattcgatcgactcacgggtttgtcgatcgactcacggcttttgtcgatcgattcacgggtttgtcgatcgattcaagggtttgtcgatcgattcacggttgtcgattgaatcggtgtcgatcgattcacgtttttatttttcgatccattcatgtcgatcgaatcgatacgggtgtttttaaattaactgtcgatcgaatcggttgtcgatcgattcacgttttcatttttcgattgattcatgtcgatcgagtcgacactggtttttaataattttcgatcgattcacgttttcatttttcgatcatacCCTCCAACAATTTTTACTGTGTTCGTTTCATATTCatccgataaaaaaat
This window encodes:
- the LOC109039544 gene encoding uncharacterized protein translates to MVTWIRAGLLIYLCQFLAPISSGSDEAKLHEGKTREKRGAVYPVGTVLQFSVALAYPIEIPKRKAATNLGVLINIDLPFNITQLYPYTPEVDQARALSHDALYDDLARILSEHGFNGQECILKSICQIAGRKSEKDDLGHSFLQLLFR